The following is a genomic window from Paenibacillus thiaminolyticus.
TCAACTCGCTGTGGGCGCTTATCCTCCCCGGAGCCATTTCCGCCTTCAATATGCTCGTGATGCGCGATTTCTTCGAATCGCTGCCGGAGAGCGTTATTGAATCGGCACGCATCGACGGATGCGGGGATTTGCGGATATTGGGACGTATCGTGTTCCCGCTGTCTCTGCCCATCCTGGCGACATTCACCTTGTTCTATGCAGTGGGCAACTGGAACCAATACTTCTCGGCGATTCTGTACTTGAACGATCCGGATAAATGGCCGCTTCAAATCTTGCTGAGGCAAGTCGTGCTGATCGGACAGGCGGATATTTTCTCCAACCTCGATCCGAACGTGCCCCTTCCGCCATCGGTCTCGATACAGATGGCCACGGTCGTGCTCGCATCGTTCCCGATTGTCGTGCTCTATCCGTTCCTGCAGCGCTATTTCGTGCAGGGACTGACGCTCGGCGCGGTGAAGGGCTAGCGCCATTGCAGCAGGCATTCCAGGCCTGCTGCTTTTTGGCGTGGGTGTGCAGGTGTGTGCTGCACATGGCGGGGCAAGAGCATGGTACGCGAGATAACTTGCATCCCCCGCCAGATGCTCGCTTCACCCCGATGATGATCGGGCTCGCATTAGGGCGGTCATTGCGTGGTTGCTTCTCATACCACCTTTCTGCCGCCTGACGCACCAATCCTGCATATATGCAGCATTTATTATCATTTTAGGGAAATTTCGCCAATATTCCTGCAAATATACAGGATTTTGCTCGCTTATTCCGACTTTGGCCCGTCTAGGGCTAAAATTAATGTAGTTTTGCAGGACTCACTTTGGCGAAAAGAGGCTCCGTTGAAAATCCTGCACTTTTACAGTATTGATGGGGCACTAGGCCGGGAATCGCATCCCAATAGTGTGGCGTCAGACTGGTCTTGCAGCAATGAGGCGCGTCAGATCGGCAACACTGCTAAGAGTAGCCATCAGACCGGCAACGCTGCTAAGAGTGGCCATCAGACCGGGATCCCGGCAGTGAAGATCAGCCCCTGCACCGGAGGTGCAGTCACCATAATCGGCTGAGTAAGCGGAGGAATCAACAAATGTTGCCCGCGTTAAGGATGGCGAGAACGGGGAGCCGTCGCTTCCTCCAGCCACGGCTTACTGCCCTATGGTTGTTCCTGTTCGGCCATCTGCTTGCGGTATTGTCCCGGCGTCGTGCCCGTCGTCTTTTTGAACGTGCGGATGAAGTTCTGCACCGATGTGTAGCGCAGCTTGGCGGCGATATCCTGAATGCGCATATCGGTATGAAGCAGCATGTCCTTCGCCTTCTCAATGCGGTATGTAATGACGTAGTCCACGAAGTTGCAGCCGGTATGCTTCTTGAACAAGCGGCTGACCTGGAAGGTGTTCAGCCCGATGGCGTCAGCGCATTGCTGCAGCGAGATGTCCTGATCATAATGCTCATGAATATAGGCGATGACACGCTCAATCCGTTCCGTATGCTTCGGGTGGGTCTGCTCGTCCAGCAATGTTTTCAGCCGCCCGAACACCTCGGTCAGGAAGAAGGCTTCCACATCGCCGAGCGTCTGCTGGGCGGACAGGGTGCTGAGCAGCATGCGCTGCAGCTCCGGCGCCAACTCCATGGCGTGATGGTGTTCCATGCAGCGCAGCATCGAGCCGAGCAGTTGGGAGAAGAAGCCGTGCACCGAATCAACGGAGAAGATGGCGCCTTCCTTCAGTCCCTCCATCAGGTGGGTGAACTCGGCCCGGGCAGGCTCGAGCTTCGCGGCCTTCAGGCTGTCCAAGATTTTGTACGTCGATTCCGTGATATCCTCCAGCTGGAAGCTGAGCGCCGGGTCCAGCTCATGGATGAAGATCGCTTGATCCTCATGCAGCACGAACCGGTAACGCGAAGCTTGCTCGGCTTGCCGGTAGGCATCGGGCAGTCCGCCGAGTCCTTGGAGCGAGTAGGAGACGGAGAGCGTCACCGTCAGCTGCAAATAGGTCTCGATCGCATGGAGCAGATCGGCGCTCGCCTGCTTCAATTGATCCGGCTCAAGCGGCTCGGAATGGGAGATGAAGAGGGCCAACTGCCCCGGCTTCATCATGAGCGAATACGCTTGGCCGTAGCGTTCCGCCAGCTCCAGCGCCATGTTCTCGACCGCGAAATAAAGCAGGTACTGATCGTCATGCGGGTACTTCGCATGCAGCTTCCAAGGATCGAAGGTCAGCAGCATGATGGCGATGTAGGACGCGCTGCTGCCGTACTGGATGTCTGCCCGCGCCTCATGCTCCTGAATGCTGCCCAGCAAATATTGATGCAACGTGTGCTGCTCCATTTTGTCGCGATAGCGGCTCAGGCTGCTCTCGAGCTGCCGGTTCTCGTAGATCATCGACTTGATCGCGTGATGCACCTGCTCGATCTCATTATCGTTGTCCTGTCCATGCCATTGCTTGGACGAACGGAGCGGCTGGATCGCCTGGGTCAGCTTCCTTACAGGACGGTACAGGCTGGTCGCTGCGCGCAGCGAGAGCAGGGCAGCGATGGCCACGAAGGTTAATGAAATGCCGAGGGTCAATCCTTGCACCCGGTCCGCGCTGCGGTTCAGCTCGTCTTCCGCGATGGCGGAAATGTAATACCAGTCCTGATTCCGGGAGGGCAGGACACTTAGCACGGAGTCCACTCCGTTCAAGCGGGTTCGAATCTCGGCGAGCGGCTCGGCGTTCTTGATCTGCTCCAGGTTGTCGGCGCTTATCATGCGCCCGATCTGGTTCCGATCGGTGTCGAGCATAATCTGGCCCTGACCGTTCACGGCGAACAGGGAGAGGGTGGAGTAGCTGTTTTTCGCTGACATCTGATTGCCGAGCGTGTCGGCGTCAAGGTAAGCGATGATGGCGCCGGAGATGGATTTCCGTTCAGTCGAATCTTCGGCGACGGGCCGGATCAACGTCAAGACGTTCCGGTCAATGCGATGGTTAGCCGGAATGCTGGTGCGAGTATCGATCCAGACGCCTTGCAGCGAGATATGTCTCGCCCGGTCCAGCGCGAGCGGATCGCGGAACTCTTCCTCAGTCAGCAAATGATTGTCCGAGGTCAGGATGCGTTCGGATTGGAAGGAATAGAAATCAAGCTCGACGACATGCTCCATGCCGCTGCGAATATTGACGAGCACATTTTGCAGTTGACGGACAACTTCGGGATGGCGCGGCGACAGCTCTTTCATGGCGAATTGGGCCAGAATGCCGGGATAGGCGCGCTTGTCGGAATACGTATATTGAAGAAGCAGTTCATCTATCTTCTTGATCTGATCGTTCATTTTGCTCTGAGCGTGCTGGAGCAGCGTCGTGTTGTATAGGGTGGCCTGCTCCCGGATGGTGGAGGTCAGGACGTTCGAGATCGTCAGCCCGAGCACGAGCACGGGGATGGTCGCCAACAGAAGCATGGAGATAAGCATCTTTTGTTTATGGCCGACCGGACGCAGCAGATGGGAGAACTTGTGAGTCTTGGCAGCAAGCAAGGGGCGGTGCCTCCTAACATTTTCAAAATGTCGGGGTAAATATGTTCTAGTATAGCATAATTGAAAGCGCTAACGTCTAGATTCGGAAGCAGCATGGCAAAAGAAAAGGAGGCTATGATTTATGCTGACAGATAAGTATCGTCCGGACGTGATCAGATCGGCGCTAGCTCCAATCCCTGTCTATGAACCGGTACCGGCCGCTGCGCGGCGGGACGCTTGGGTGGCGTTGGACGATGGAGTCCGGTCGTTCTGGATTCGCGAGGCAGAGGCTTGTCTCGGCATGGAGTGGCCAGCGCTGCCAGCCACCTTGTATATGGATTATGTCCGGACGGGGAACCGGACCCGGTACCAGGAGCCCTATTTCGCGCGCCGCAAGGCATTGGCCCGTCTCGTACTGGCCGAATGCATGGAATATGAGGGGCGCTTCCTGGATGATATCGTGAACGGTATCTGGGCGATGTGCGAGGAGAGTACCTGGTGCTGGCCGGCTCATCTCAACGGGGTCAGCCGCGTGAAGAGCAAATCGCTTCCCGATATCGATCGGCCGGTCATCGATCTCGGCGCCGGAGAGACGGCAGCCATGCTGGCTTGGTCGTACTATGTGCTCCGAGATGCGCTGGATGACCATTGTCCCCCGCTGGGCAAGCGCCTTCGCCGGGAACTGCAGACGCGCATCCTCGATTCGTACGAGCGGGAGGACGGCTACTGGTGGATGTCGTTCCAGCCGGATCTCCTCATCAACAACTGGAATCCATGGTGCAATGCCAACTGCCTGTCCGTGCTG
Proteins encoded in this region:
- a CDS encoding carbohydrate ABC transporter permease, translating into MRARSGDRWFNFINITLLIVLAVITILPIIHVFAMSFATTEESLSGRFILWPSTWTTEAYRYIFDTGVFFLSLKNTVWLTVVGTFINVILTALLAYVCSRPQFSARRVIMFLVLFTMLFGGGMIPTYLIVKGTGLINSLWALILPGAISAFNMLVMRDFFESLPESVIESARIDGCGDLRILGRIVFPLSLPILATFTLFYAVGNWNQYFSAILYLNDPDKWPLQILLRQVVLIGQADIFSNLDPNVPLPPSVSIQMATVVLASFPIVVLYPFLQRYFVQGLTLGAVKG
- a CDS encoding helix-turn-helix domain-containing protein, translating into MLAAKTHKFSHLLRPVGHKQKMLISMLLLATIPVLVLGLTISNVLTSTIREQATLYNTTLLQHAQSKMNDQIKKIDELLLQYTYSDKRAYPGILAQFAMKELSPRHPEVVRQLQNVLVNIRSGMEHVVELDFYSFQSERILTSDNHLLTEEEFRDPLALDRARHISLQGVWIDTRTSIPANHRIDRNVLTLIRPVAEDSTERKSISGAIIAYLDADTLGNQMSAKNSYSTLSLFAVNGQGQIMLDTDRNQIGRMISADNLEQIKNAEPLAEIRTRLNGVDSVLSVLPSRNQDWYYISAIAEDELNRSADRVQGLTLGISLTFVAIAALLSLRAATSLYRPVRKLTQAIQPLRSSKQWHGQDNDNEIEQVHHAIKSMIYENRQLESSLSRYRDKMEQHTLHQYLLGSIQEHEARADIQYGSSASYIAIMLLTFDPWKLHAKYPHDDQYLLYFAVENMALELAERYGQAYSLMMKPGQLALFISHSEPLEPDQLKQASADLLHAIETYLQLTVTLSVSYSLQGLGGLPDAYRQAEQASRYRFVLHEDQAIFIHELDPALSFQLEDITESTYKILDSLKAAKLEPARAEFTHLMEGLKEGAIFSVDSVHGFFSQLLGSMLRCMEHHHAMELAPELQRMLLSTLSAQQTLGDVEAFFLTEVFGRLKTLLDEQTHPKHTERIERVIAYIHEHYDQDISLQQCADAIGLNTFQVSRLFKKHTGCNFVDYVITYRIEKAKDMLLHTDMRIQDIAAKLRYTSVQNFIRTFKKTTGTTPGQYRKQMAEQEQP